The following are from one region of the Arcobacter defluvii genome:
- a CDS encoding peptidylprolyl isomerase, which produces MKSATARHLLVDSEELCLQLKERIAKGEKFEDLAKEYSSCPSGSRGGDLGNFFEGQMVPEFDKVVFNEAINVVHGPVKTDFGYHLLETTSRRD; this is translated from the coding sequence ATGAAAAGTGCAACGGCTAGACATTTGTTAGTTGATAGTGAAGAGTTATGTTTACAATTAAAAGAAAGAATTGCAAAAGGTGAAAAATTTGAAGATTTAGCAAAAGAGTATTCATCTTGTCCATCAGGTTCAAGAGGTGGAGATTTAGGTAACTTTTTTGAAGGACAAATGGTTCCTGAATTTGATAAAGTTGTATTTAATGAAGCAATAAATGTAGTTCATGGCCCAGTTAAAACTGACTTTGGTTACCACTTATTAGAAACAACTTCAAGAAGAGATTAA
- a CDS encoding diguanylate cyclase domain-containing protein translates to MLKNTLFLKIIIIFTLPALGILYFSSVLVLEKVELTKEIDDTYDNLTYLKSVEKLISNFEEERDLSVKYFLLRNEFPQLEKQQNETTKSYNNLINIVKNLNLESKFNQFKIDIKKIDDFRNKIDNFSISIDEVFEGYNVINRVLLNSLSLMKPIKFAIEFNTDLSNVVDFLNFKEASYIEKSIIKIYLEEKKLDDKLYDIFLRNYSIQEINKDSFYNVHSLSSLQNFNIKFNEDYLNKIFILRNNIKNKIEKNSDFKFEDWEYISNENIDYLSNIYNNLIYSIEKTAMKYEDDIIVERNKSLIFLFVCFSTLISLLFVLRNIIFNEQKSFYKVQKHKEIYELLNQANKFLLKTFDKKRLYSNICELLLENENLQFCFIYDLSDKEIIANEGKLKDKIITQMDKYHDKTKDNIISKTIKWETNIIINNFKEKNISVFYENADELNINSMATFPIKKFNQIVGTLVIYSNELNFFDQEVEILFDKLVNDVTHCLEKIEYEEIRVKQEDELRLSSYAFESSEPMIITNNAGEIIKVNQAFCTTMGYTREEILGKNPRIFKSGHQNSKFGDELWNSLRIQGFWSGEVYNRKANDEIIPLRSTITAIKDKDGKITHFLGQYIDIGEQKDKEKVLEYQATHDNLTGLPNRLLLLDRIEHAITKVVRHKIVGGLIFIDLDNFKEVNDTLGHDIGDALLIMVAKKIAEVIRDEDTIARIGGDEFIVLIDNIGNNKIDAKTNITNLAEKIKNVLNGITHIEGHINVSTPSIGITLFSDSSVSVKDIIKQADTAMYVAKKQGKNAIEFFD, encoded by the coding sequence TTGTTAAAGAATACATTATTTCTTAAAATAATTATTATTTTTACACTTCCTGCTCTAGGAATTTTGTATTTTAGTTCAGTTTTAGTTCTTGAAAAAGTTGAACTTACAAAAGAAATTGATGATACTTATGATAATTTAACTTACCTTAAATCTGTGGAAAAATTGATTTCAAATTTTGAAGAAGAAAGAGATTTGTCAGTTAAATATTTTTTATTAAGAAATGAATTTCCCCAACTTGAAAAGCAACAAAATGAAACAACAAAATCTTATAATAATCTAATAAATATTGTTAAAAATCTAAATTTAGAAAGTAAATTCAATCAATTTAAAATTGATATAAAAAAAATAGATGATTTTAGAAATAAAATAGATAATTTTTCGATATCTATAGATGAAGTTTTTGAAGGTTATAACGTAATAAATAGAGTTTTATTAAACTCTTTATCTCTAATGAAACCGATTAAATTTGCAATAGAGTTTAATACAGATTTATCAAATGTTGTAGATTTTCTAAATTTTAAAGAAGCAAGTTATATTGAAAAAAGTATTATAAAAATTTATTTAGAAGAAAAAAAACTAGATGATAAACTATATGATATTTTTTTAAGAAATTACTCAATTCAGGAGATAAATAAAGATTCTTTTTATAATGTTCATAGTTTAAGTTCTTTACAAAACTTTAATATAAAGTTTAATGAAGATTATTTAAACAAAATTTTTATTTTGAGAAATAATATTAAAAATAAAATTGAAAAAAATAGTGACTTCAAATTTGAAGATTGGGAATATATCTCAAATGAAAATATAGATTATTTATCAAATATTTATAACAATTTAATCTATTCAATAGAAAAAACAGCAATGAAATATGAAGATGATATTATAGTCGAAAGAAATAAGAGTTTAATCTTTTTATTTGTTTGTTTTTCTACATTGATTTCATTACTTTTTGTTTTAAGAAATATAATTTTTAATGAACAAAAAAGTTTTTATAAAGTTCAAAAACATAAAGAAATTTATGAATTATTAAACCAAGCCAATAAATTTTTATTAAAAACTTTTGATAAAAAAAGGTTATATTCAAATATTTGTGAATTATTATTGGAAAATGAAAATTTGCAGTTTTGTTTTATATACGATTTAAGTGATAAAGAAATAATTGCAAATGAAGGAAAGTTAAAAGATAAAATTATTACTCAAATGGATAAATATCACGATAAAACTAAAGATAATATAATTTCAAAGACTATAAAATGGGAAACAAATATCATAATAAATAATTTTAAAGAAAAAAATATTTCTGTTTTTTATGAAAATGCTGATGAATTAAATATCAATTCAATGGCAACATTCCCTATAAAAAAATTTAATCAAATAGTTGGAACATTAGTTATTTATTCAAATGAATTAAACTTTTTTGATCAAGAAGTTGAAATTTTATTTGATAAATTAGTAAATGATGTAACACATTGTTTAGAAAAAATTGAATATGAAGAAATAAGAGTAAAACAAGAAGATGAGTTAAGATTATCTTCATATGCTTTTGAATCAAGTGAACCAATGATTATTACAAATAATGCTGGAGAAATTATAAAAGTAAATCAAGCATTTTGTACGACAATGGGTTATACGAGAGAAGAAATTTTAGGTAAAAATCCAAGAATATTTAAATCAGGTCATCAAAATAGTAAATTTGGTGATGAATTATGGAATAGTTTGCGTATTCAAGGTTTTTGGAGTGGTGAAGTTTATAATAGAAAAGCAAATGATGAAATTATCCCTTTACGAAGTACAATTACAGCTATTAAAGATAAAGATGGGAAAATAACTCATTTTCTAGGACAATATATAGATATTGGTGAGCAAAAAGATAAAGAAAAAGTTCTTGAGTACCAAGCAACACATGATAATTTAACAGGTTTACCAAATAGATTATTGTTACTTGATAGAATAGAACACGCAATTACAAAAGTTGTAAGACACAAAATAGTAGGTGGTTTGATTTTTATTGATTTAGATAATTTCAAAGAAGTAAATGATACTTTAGGTCATGATATTGGAGATGCATTACTTATCATGGTTGCAAAAAAAATAGCAGAAGTTATCAGAGATGAAGATACAATAGCAAGAATTGGTGGAGATGAATTTATTGTTCTTATTGATAATATTGGTAATAATAAAATTGATGCAAAAACAAATATAACGAATCTTGCAGAAAAAATAAAAAATGTTTTAAATGGAATTACTCATATTGAAGGTCATATTAATGTTTCAACTCCAAGTATTGGAATTACACTATTTAGTGATTCAAGTGTTAGTGTAAAAGATATTATTAAACAAGCAGATACAGCTATGTATGTAGCAAAAAAACAAGGTAAAAATGCAATAGAATTTTTTGATTAA